One Acidobacteriota bacterium genomic window carries:
- the alaS gene encoding alanine--tRNA ligase: MRSNEIRTKFLKFFEGRGHRIVRSSSLVPANDPTLLFTNAGMNQFKDVFLGREKRDYARACSSQKCVRAGGKHNDLEQVGRTRRHHTFFEMLGNFSFGDYFKADAIPWAWELITKDFAIPKEKLYATIFEGLKDAKANIPRDSEAYDLWRSVGVPANRIFELGMKDNFWQMGDTGPCGPCSEIHYDMGPAASDLGHADCKFPCDCGRYVEIWNLVFMQFNRDDQGQMTPLPRPSIDTGAGLERIAAVLQGKLSNFDTDLFRPLIDEAAALVPQGGIEYGAHHDADVSLRIIADHARASTFLISDGVLPSNEGRGYVLRLIMRRALYHGQTLGMNEPFLYKLSSRVVDMMKDAYPELSETAHHVAKAIKIEEERYEKTTSLGIQELKDNGRVVTYLGNETSFYMWQDKFPYFRHYLPNQLAALMKDPLSAVIRFDQSKRTAPPQNVSWIPGDQLFRLHDTFGLRPDFVADIVGNYGLEVDWQGYNAEMEKQRERARASWKGAEKKTAAPAYQQLAEKQQTVFDGYTQVKSSDCKIVALVQKGQPIPEAKAGQEIEIVLDHTPFYAEAGGQVGDTGRFFAPDGDQELAYITDTYRPASGVTAHKATARDTLRVGDIVTAVVDSDRRDAIRRNHTATHLLHAALRTTLGTHVKQAGSLVAPDRLRFDFSHYAELGEQDLLDIEDLVNQHILKNEEVRTDLMEIDQALATGAMALFGEKYGDRVRVLSVADGSFSRELCGGTHVSRTGDIGLFKVVSEGSVAAGTRRIEAITGLGVLEHIRKADETLGMVGETLRAKPDEVLEAAQKLAEAEKKLRKQLDAQQMKRAAAEAGDLLDQARDVKGVRVVSARVEGVSRSAMRQMVDQLRAKMGSGVIALGAVADGKAALIIGVTQDLTARLDAGKIVREAATLMEGSGGGRKDLAEAGGKNPDKLDACVQAVPGIVEKML; encoded by the coding sequence ATGCGGTCAAACGAGATTCGCACCAAGTTTCTAAAGTTTTTTGAGGGCCGCGGCCACAGAATCGTGCGGTCGTCGTCGCTGGTTCCGGCAAACGATCCCACGCTGCTGTTCACCAATGCCGGGATGAACCAGTTCAAGGACGTTTTCCTGGGGCGCGAGAAGCGCGATTACGCGCGCGCCTGCAGCTCGCAGAAGTGCGTGCGCGCGGGCGGCAAGCACAATGACCTGGAACAGGTGGGCCGCACCCGCCGTCACCACACCTTCTTCGAGATGCTGGGTAACTTCAGCTTTGGCGACTACTTCAAGGCCGATGCCATCCCCTGGGCCTGGGAACTGATCACCAAAGACTTTGCGATTCCCAAGGAAAAGCTCTACGCCACGATTTTCGAAGGCTTGAAGGATGCGAAGGCTAACATCCCTCGCGACTCCGAGGCATACGATTTGTGGCGCTCCGTGGGCGTCCCGGCCAACCGCATTTTCGAGCTGGGCATGAAGGATAATTTCTGGCAGATGGGCGACACCGGCCCCTGCGGCCCCTGTTCCGAAATTCACTATGACATGGGTCCCGCAGCCAGCGACCTGGGCCATGCCGACTGCAAGTTTCCCTGCGACTGCGGCCGCTACGTCGAAATCTGGAACCTGGTCTTTATGCAGTTCAACCGCGACGATCAGGGCCAGATGACGCCCCTTCCCCGCCCTTCCATCGACACCGGCGCCGGACTCGAACGCATTGCTGCAGTGTTGCAAGGGAAGCTTTCTAATTTCGATACCGACCTCTTCCGGCCGCTGATTGACGAAGCCGCCGCGCTCGTTCCGCAAGGCGGGATCGAATACGGGGCCCATCACGACGCCGACGTTTCACTGCGCATCATCGCCGACCACGCGCGGGCGTCGACGTTTCTGATTTCCGACGGCGTGCTGCCCTCCAACGAAGGCCGAGGATACGTCCTGCGGCTGATCATGCGGCGCGCGCTCTACCACGGCCAGACGCTGGGCATGAATGAGCCGTTCCTTTACAAGCTGTCGAGCCGCGTGGTGGACATGATGAAGGACGCGTATCCCGAACTCTCCGAAACCGCCCACCACGTGGCGAAAGCAATCAAGATTGAGGAAGAGCGATACGAGAAAACCACTTCACTGGGAATCCAAGAACTTAAGGATAATGGGCGCGTTGTAACCTACCTCGGCAACGAGACCAGCTTCTACATGTGGCAAGACAAGTTTCCGTATTTCAGACACTATCTTCCCAACCAGCTTGCTGCCCTTATGAAAGACCCGCTTTCGGCCGTGATTCGCTTCGACCAGTCCAAAAGGACTGCACCGCCACAGAATGTTTCATGGATTCCCGGCGATCAGCTATTCAGGTTGCACGACACGTTCGGCCTTCGCCCCGATTTTGTCGCCGACATTGTCGGGAATTACGGGCTTGAGGTTGACTGGCAAGGCTACAACGCCGAAATGGAGAAGCAGCGCGAGCGCGCGCGGGCTTCGTGGAAAGGCGCGGAGAAGAAAACTGCTGCTCCAGCCTACCAGCAACTGGCCGAAAAGCAGCAGACGGTTTTCGATGGCTACACACAGGTGAAATCGAGCGATTGCAAAATCGTTGCGCTCGTGCAAAAGGGTCAGCCGATCCCGGAAGCAAAGGCGGGGCAGGAAATCGAAATTGTTCTCGACCACACGCCCTTCTATGCCGAAGCAGGCGGCCAGGTGGGCGATACCGGGCGATTCTTCGCTCCAGACGGCGACCAGGAACTGGCGTACATCACGGACACCTACCGTCCCGCCAGCGGCGTGACGGCACACAAGGCGACGGCGCGCGATACGCTGCGAGTGGGGGACATCGTAACGGCGGTGGTTGACAGCGACCGCCGCGACGCCATTCGCCGCAACCACACAGCCACCCATCTGCTGCACGCTGCCCTGCGGACGACGCTCGGCACGCACGTGAAGCAGGCTGGGTCGCTGGTGGCTCCGGACCGCCTGCGCTTTGACTTTTCGCATTACGCGGAACTCGGCGAACAGGATTTGCTCGACATCGAAGACCTGGTGAACCAGCACATTCTGAAGAACGAGGAGGTGCGGACCGACCTGATGGAGATCGACCAGGCGCTCGCCACCGGGGCCATGGCGCTTTTCGGCGAGAAGTATGGCGACCGCGTGCGGGTGCTTTCGGTTGCCGACGGCAGCTTTTCGCGCGAGCTTTGCGGCGGCACCCACGTCAGCCGCACGGGCGACATTGGCCTCTTCAAAGTTGTTTCCGAGGGCAGCGTGGCGGCAGGCACGCGCCGTATTGAAGCCATCACCGGCCTGGGCGTGCTGGAGCACATTCGCAAGGCCGATGAGACTCTCGGGATGGTGGGCGAAACTCTGCGGGCCAAGCCCGATGAAGTTCTGGAAGCAGCGCAAAAACTGGCCGAGGCCGAAAAGAAGCTACGCAAGCAACTGGACGCGCAGCAGATGAAGCGCGCGGCGGCCGAGGCCGGCGATCTGTTGGACCAGGCGCGCGATGTCAAGGGTGTGCGGGTGGTATCCGCCCGCGTAGAAGGCGTATCGCGCTCCGCCATGCGTCAGATGGTGGACCAGCTACGCGCAAAGATGGGTTCCGGGGTGATCGCCCTGGGCGCTGTGGCTGACGGCAAGGCGGCGCTGATTATCGGAGTAACCCAGGATTTGACCGCCAGGCTCGATGCCGGAAAAATTGTAAGGGAGGCCGCGACGCTGATGGAAGGCTCCGGCGGCGGCCGCAAAGACCTGGCCGAAGCCGGCGGCAAAAATCCCGACAAGCTCGACGCCTGCGTTCAGGCCGTGCCGGGCATCGTGGAAAAAATGCTTTGA
- a CDS encoding GxxExxY protein produces MTERERLNAITQTIIGAAIEVHRTLGPGLLESAYEACLAFELTSRNLAVETQRPLPLVYRDVKLECGYRIDLLVAGTVVVEIKSVERLAPIHEAQMISYLKLSGCNVGLLINFNVCTLKDGIRRFVNGKF; encoded by the coding sequence GTGACCGAGCGAGAGAGGCTCAATGCCATAACACAGACCATCATTGGCGCGGCCATTGAGGTTCACCGTACCCTCGGACCTGGGCTGCTGGAATCGGCCTACGAGGCTTGTCTCGCGTTTGAACTGACGAGCCGCAATCTGGCCGTTGAAACGCAACGGCCGCTCCCACTCGTATATCGTGATGTTAAGCTGGAATGTGGTTACAGAATCGATCTGCTCGTTGCAGGCACTGTGGTGGTCGAGATCAAATCCGTTGAGAGATTGGCACCCATACACGAAGCCCAGATGATTTCGTATCTGAAGCTGTCCGGGTGCAATGTGGGTCTGCTGATTAACTTCAACGTCTGCACGCTCAAAGATGGGATTCGGCGGTTCGTGAACGGCAAGTTCTGA
- a CDS encoding regulatory protein RecX, giving the protein MRGKTSPQKTPFEAAVAMLSRRSYSVAELRRALERKFRDSADIPDVLARLRQLGYLDDSKFAEAYASSLARVRNFGRHRVRRELKSKLVDYRVIDGAVDNAFASVSERELLERAVDKKIRTLRKPMTRARLASLCQGLIRRGFRADDIMKTIRSRPELRCDSEDMRSADLEEQERKD; this is encoded by the coding sequence TTGCGAGGTAAGACCTCCCCTCAAAAAACTCCCTTTGAAGCCGCCGTGGCCATGCTTTCACGGCGCTCTTATTCGGTCGCCGAACTTCGCCGCGCTCTCGAAAGAAAGTTTCGGGATTCAGCCGACATTCCTGACGTTCTGGCGCGGCTGCGCCAGCTCGGATATCTTGACGACTCAAAGTTTGCCGAGGCATACGCCTCTTCGCTCGCCCGGGTGCGCAACTTCGGCCGGCACCGAGTCCGCCGCGAACTGAAAAGCAAGCTGGTGGATTACCGCGTAATCGACGGCGCGGTGGATAACGCCTTCGCCTCGGTCAGCGAACGCGAGCTGCTGGAACGCGCCGTTGACAAGAAAATCCGGACTCTCCGCAAGCCCATGACCCGCGCCAGACTCGCTTCCCTCTGCCAGGGCCTTATCCGCCGCGGCTTCCGTGCGGATGATATTATGAAAACGATCCGGTCGCGTCCTGAACTTCGCTGTGACAGCGAAGACATGCGATCAGCCGATTTAGAGGAACAGGAACGGAAAGATTGA
- a CDS encoding type IV pilus twitching motility protein PilT, which yields MTVDELLRTACESKASDLHLKVGNYPYVRVDGELQALTQYSRISAEDMVNMAFSMMTNRQKQKFKENTELDMAYGVAGLGRFRVNLFQQRGNVGMVLRVIPTRIRTLEELSLPRVLDKICQESRGLILVTGTTGSGKTTTLAAIVDRINSTRTDHIITIEDPIEFLHRDKKGFVNQREVEVDTSGFGIALRAALRQDPDVILVGEMRDLETIHTALLAAETGHMVLSTLHTLDATETIQRIITVFPPPEQKQVRLLLASTLRAIVSQRLVRKSDGIGRVPAAEIMITTEYIRDCIINPEKTRLIREAIASGVSQYGMQTFDQSIYDLYTKGLISLEEALLYASNADEFKLRIQGIRSTTDAARDEMERASQVDRFAR from the coding sequence GTGACGGTTGACGAGCTGCTGCGAACGGCGTGCGAAAGCAAGGCCTCTGACCTTCATCTGAAGGTGGGCAACTATCCCTACGTCCGCGTGGATGGAGAGCTCCAGGCGCTCACCCAATATTCCCGCATCTCCGCTGAAGACATGGTGAACATGGCTTTCAGCATGATGACCAACCGCCAGAAACAGAAATTCAAGGAAAACACCGAGCTCGACATGGCTTACGGTGTGGCGGGCCTGGGCCGGTTCCGCGTCAACCTGTTCCAGCAGCGCGGCAACGTCGGCATGGTGCTGCGCGTGATTCCCACCAGGATCCGCACTCTCGAGGAGCTTTCACTGCCGCGGGTGTTGGACAAAATCTGCCAGGAAAGTCGCGGCCTGATTCTGGTGACAGGAACCACCGGCAGCGGCAAAACCACCACGCTGGCCGCCATCGTTGACCGCATTAACTCAACGCGCACCGACCACATCATTACCATCGAAGACCCCATCGAATTTCTGCACCGCGACAAGAAAGGATTTGTGAACCAGCGCGAGGTGGAGGTGGACACTTCCGGCTTTGGCATCGCGCTGCGCGCCGCCCTTCGCCAGGACCCGGACGTGATCCTGGTGGGCGAGATGCGCGACCTTGAAACCATTCATACAGCTCTGCTGGCCGCGGAAACCGGCCACATGGTGCTCTCCACGCTGCACACGCTGGACGCCACGGAAACCATCCAGCGCATCATCACCGTTTTCCCCCCGCCCGAACAGAAACAGGTCCGCCTGCTGCTGGCCAGCACCCTGCGGGCCATTGTTTCCCAGCGGCTGGTCCGCAAATCCGACGGCATTGGCCGCGTTCCCGCCGCCGAAATCATGATCACCACGGAATACATCCGCGATTGCATTATCAATCCCGAAAAGACCCGCCTGATTCGCGAAGCGATTGCTTCAGGCGTCTCGCAATACGGCATGCAGACCTTTGACCAGTCCATCTACGACCTGTACACTAAGGGACTGATCTCGCTCGAGGAAGCGCTGCTGTACGCGTCCAACGCAGACGAATTCAAGCTGCGCATCCAGGGAATTCGGTCCACAACGGACGCCGCACGAGACGAAATGGAGAGAGCAAGCCAGGTGGATCGCTTTGCGAGGTAA
- a CDS encoding branched-chain amino acid transaminase → MALDFYEKVWHNGKFISWNEATIHVASHVVSYGSCLFEGIRTYETPQGAAILHLDAHVGRLLDSSKIYRTEPGFTREQLQQAMIELVRVNNVKSCYIRPLIFRGYDSLGVSPLKNPVEVYLLAWKWGKYLGDEALKQGVDVCVSSWNRIAPNTLPAMAKAAANYMNAQLIKMEAITNGYVEGIALDHAGNISEGSGENIFVVRNGKIFTPPLGSSVLPGITRASIIQLAEEAGIPLVEQVLAREILYIADEVFFTGTAAEVTPVRSVDRIVVGKGQPGPVTRRLQERYLDIVEGRSEDRFGWLTYCHQPVAAK, encoded by the coding sequence ATGGCATTGGACTTTTATGAAAAGGTCTGGCACAACGGCAAGTTTATCTCCTGGAACGAGGCCACTATCCATGTAGCCTCGCACGTGGTCAGCTACGGTTCCTGCCTGTTTGAGGGTATTCGCACTTATGAGACGCCGCAGGGCGCGGCCATTCTTCATCTCGATGCTCACGTCGGCCGCCTGCTCGATTCCTCCAAAATTTATCGCACGGAGCCCGGTTTTACCCGCGAGCAGCTTCAGCAGGCCATGATTGAACTGGTCCGCGTGAACAACGTAAAATCGTGCTACATCCGCCCGCTGATTTTCCGCGGCTACGACAGCCTGGGAGTGAGCCCTCTGAAGAACCCGGTAGAGGTTTATCTGCTGGCCTGGAAATGGGGCAAGTACCTGGGCGATGAGGCGTTGAAACAGGGCGTGGACGTCTGCGTCAGTTCCTGGAACCGCATCGCGCCCAATACGCTCCCGGCGATGGCCAAGGCCGCCGCCAATTACATGAACGCGCAGCTTATCAAGATGGAAGCCATCACCAACGGCTACGTGGAAGGCATCGCGCTGGACCACGCGGGCAACATCAGCGAAGGCAGCGGCGAAAACATCTTTGTCGTACGGAACGGAAAGATCTTTACCCCGCCGCTGGGGTCGTCGGTGCTGCCAGGCATCACGCGAGCTTCGATCATTCAGCTCGCCGAAGAAGCCGGGATCCCTTTGGTGGAGCAGGTACTGGCGCGCGAAATCCTCTACATCGCGGATGAAGTCTTCTTTACCGGAACGGCAGCGGAGGTCACTCCCGTCCGCTCCGTAGACCGCATTGTGGTGGGCAAGGGCCAGCCCGGCCCCGTCACCCGCCGGCTGCAGGAACGCTACCTCGACATCGTCGAAGGCCGCTCAGAAGACAGGTTTGGCTGGTTGACCTATTGCCACCAGCCTGTGGCGGCAAAGTAA
- a CDS encoding NIPSNAP family containing protein: protein MKRRDSLASSLVDSASAGMVYGEAAGEGQGMASAGAQGREFYELRLYQFYRGPGAQATSDYLKDAAIPALNRAGIRPVGVFEMLVGPESPSLYVLIPHPSAISVLTAWERVRADSEYQERGAAFLNAPASNPPFVRVESEFMVAFETHPRITPPAQGPRVFELRTYENATKKANLTKIKMFNTGEIDIFKKVGFHPVFFGEKLIGQRWPNLTYMLASESVEDRNKHWAAFGADPDWKRLRATPGYSDDEIVSNITNVLLRPAAYSQV, encoded by the coding sequence ATGAAAAGGCGGGATTCTCTGGCATCATCGCTGGTGGATTCGGCGTCGGCGGGGATGGTCTATGGCGAGGCTGCGGGCGAAGGGCAGGGAATGGCTTCGGCGGGGGCGCAGGGTCGCGAGTTCTATGAGCTGCGGCTTTACCAGTTCTATCGCGGGCCGGGCGCGCAGGCGACCAGCGACTACCTGAAGGACGCCGCAATCCCAGCGCTGAACCGCGCAGGCATCAGACCGGTGGGCGTGTTTGAAATGCTCGTGGGGCCGGAAAGCCCGTCGCTTTACGTGCTGATTCCGCACCCGTCGGCCATCTCTGTGCTGACGGCGTGGGAGCGCGTGCGCGCGGACAGCGAATATCAGGAGCGAGGCGCCGCCTTTCTAAACGCTCCGGCCTCGAACCCGCCCTTTGTGCGCGTCGAGAGTGAGTTTATGGTGGCGTTTGAAACGCATCCGCGAATAACACCCCCCGCCCAGGGACCACGGGTCTTTGAGCTGCGAACGTACGAAAACGCAACCAAAAAAGCCAACCTGACCAAGATCAAAATGTTTAACACAGGTGAAATCGATATCTTTAAGAAGGTGGGGTTCCATCCAGTATTTTTCGGTGAAAAGCTGATTGGCCAGCGCTGGCCGAACCTGACTTATATGCTGGCATCAGAAAGTGTGGAGGACCGCAACAAGCACTGGGCGGCGTTCGGGGCGGACCCGGATTGGAAGAGATTGCGGGCGACGCCTGGCTACTCGGACGATGAAATCGTTTCAAACATCACCAACGTGCTGCTGCGGCCGGCAGCGTATTCGCAGGTGTGA
- a CDS encoding NIPSNAP family containing protein, with the protein MKRRDFFASTLAASAGLASAHAVGAEENKAPCDYYELRFYQLTNGSKVKLMHDHLHEAAIPALNRIGISPVGVFNTVVGPISPSLYVLLPHRSLESVATLEGRLRADAEFVKNGAEFLNAPASDPAYIRYESSLMKAFDCHPRITAPPKGRRIFELRTYESSSKNYNLNKVEMFCSGEVEIFIRSGFHPVFFGEKLIGGRMPNLTYMLSIGSIEEREKAWQAFSADPQWKALTASPKFSSGPNVVNITNSILAPAPYSQV; encoded by the coding sequence ATGAAACGTCGTGACTTTTTTGCATCGACCCTTGCGGCGTCCGCAGGGCTGGCATCAGCGCACGCGGTCGGCGCTGAGGAAAACAAAGCACCGTGTGATTACTACGAGCTCAGGTTCTACCAGCTTACCAATGGCTCCAAGGTGAAGCTGATGCACGATCACCTGCACGAGGCGGCAATCCCGGCGCTCAACCGGATTGGCATCAGTCCGGTCGGGGTGTTCAATACGGTGGTAGGGCCTATCAGCCCGTCCCTGTATGTTCTGCTGCCGCACCGTTCGCTGGAGTCCGTTGCGACTCTCGAAGGCCGCCTGCGCGCCGATGCCGAATTCGTAAAGAATGGCGCGGAGTTCCTGAACGCTCCGGCATCGGACCCTGCATACATCCGCTATGAAAGCTCATTGATGAAGGCGTTTGACTGTCACCCGCGGATCACCGCTCCGCCCAAGGGCAGACGCATCTTTGAGCTTCGCACTTACGAAAGCTCCAGCAAGAATTACAATCTGAACAAAGTTGAGATGTTTTGCAGCGGCGAAGTGGAGATCTTTATCCGTAGCGGATTTCATCCCGTTTTCTTTGGTGAAAAGCTGATCGGCGGAAGAATGCCAAACCTTACATACATGCTGTCGATTGGCAGCATCGAAGAGCGCGAAAAAGCGTGGCAGGCATTTAGCGCGGACCCGCAATGGAAAGCGCTGACAGCATCGCCAAAATTTTCTTCCGGGCCGAACGTGGTGAACATCACGAACTCTATCCTTGCTCCGGCGCCCTATTCGCAAGTATGA
- a CDS encoding class I fructose-bisphosphate aldolase, protein MTERVREILSWYESDSPGTKTNIARLLNSGRLAGTGKLVILPVDQGFEHGPARSFAVNPASYDPNYHFELALEAGCNAYAAPLGFLEAAAGRHAGEIPLILKLNNHDTLHDEKDPLSSVTGSVQDALRLGCVAIGFTIYPGSAASRIMYEELRELAQEAKSNGLAVVVWGYPRGSDISKAGETAIDVVAYAAQIAAQLGAHLIKVKLPSDQIEQDAARKVYESAKVPISTMTDRVRHVVQSSFAGRRIVIFSGGAKVADENVFDEARAIRDGGGFGSIIGRNSFQRPREQAVKFLQTVIGIYAGEIK, encoded by the coding sequence ATGACAGAGCGTGTGCGGGAAATACTGAGCTGGTATGAAAGCGATTCCCCGGGAACAAAAACGAACATAGCTCGACTGTTGAACAGCGGCCGCCTGGCTGGAACGGGCAAACTGGTAATTTTGCCCGTGGACCAAGGCTTTGAACACGGGCCAGCGCGCAGTTTCGCGGTAAATCCTGCCAGCTACGATCCCAATTATCATTTTGAACTTGCACTCGAGGCCGGGTGCAACGCCTATGCCGCGCCACTGGGATTTCTGGAAGCAGCCGCTGGACGTCACGCAGGAGAAATTCCCCTCATCCTGAAACTCAATAACCACGACACCCTGCATGACGAGAAGGACCCGCTCTCGTCGGTGACCGGCAGCGTTCAGGATGCTTTGCGCCTGGGCTGTGTGGCCATCGGCTTCACGATTTATCCCGGGTCGGCGGCGTCGCGGATCATGTACGAGGAACTGCGCGAACTTGCGCAAGAGGCTAAGAGCAACGGGCTGGCGGTTGTCGTGTGGGGCTATCCGCGCGGGTCAGACATCAGCAAGGCTGGCGAAACAGCTATCGACGTTGTCGCCTATGCCGCCCAGATTGCCGCGCAACTGGGCGCTCACCTGATTAAAGTGAAGCTGCCCAGCGATCAAATCGAGCAGGATGCCGCACGGAAGGTTTACGAGAGCGCCAAGGTGCCCATCAGCACCATGACAGACCGCGTGCGCCACGTTGTGCAGTCCTCCTTTGCAGGTCGCCGGATTGTCATCTTTTCCGGAGGAGCAAAGGTAGCCGACGAGAATGTGTTTGACGAAGCCCGCGCCATTCGGGACGGCGGGGGTTTCGGCTCCATTATCGGCCGCAACTCTTTCCAGCGTCCCAGAGAGCAGGCAGTGAAGTTCCTTCAAACTGTTATTGGCATTTACGCAGGTGAAATCAAGTAG
- a CDS encoding gfo/Idh/MocA family oxidoreductase, which yields MSQRSEVSRREFLKSGARTSAGLAALGGIGLVGATGKVLGANERVRVAVCGVRGRGWDHVRGYSKLPNVQIAALCDVDENVGRKRIADMEKMGLAKPEFYYDVRKLLEDKSIDAISIATPDHWHSLMAIWGCEAGKDVYCEKPCCHNWWEGKQLVTAANRYNRIVQHGTQSRSMQGVIDAVQKLRDGLIGDVYLARGLCYKWRPTIGHTPNEATPSGVHYDLWLGPAPEEPFTKNHFHYNWHWFWNYGSGDLGNQGIHQLDIARWGLGVKFPNRVTAVGGKFMFKDDQETPNVLNSSFQYDMPDGSRKMLEFEVRGWITNHEAGIGEGRGSHGVPAAGLQAQARTLGPASSPQNTIGDIFYGSKGYMAIDGSEGYKTWLGPGHEPGPQGSGGGDHFLNFVNAVRSRNKASLTAPIEEGYISATLIYLANASYMLGKTIEFDPDAMQVVNDDEANRLLRSADRGYRRPFYIPENV from the coding sequence ATGAGTCAGCGTTCTGAAGTCAGCCGCCGTGAATTTTTGAAGTCGGGAGCCAGGACGAGTGCAGGTTTAGCGGCGTTAGGAGGCATTGGCCTGGTTGGGGCGACGGGGAAAGTTCTGGGAGCCAATGAGCGCGTCCGGGTTGCCGTCTGTGGTGTCCGGGGGCGAGGATGGGACCACGTAAGAGGATACTCGAAGCTCCCCAACGTGCAGATTGCGGCCCTTTGCGATGTAGATGAGAACGTAGGCCGCAAGCGGATTGCGGATATGGAGAAAATGGGGCTTGCTAAGCCTGAATTCTATTATGACGTGCGGAAACTGCTGGAAGACAAGTCGATCGACGCGATTTCGATTGCCACTCCGGACCACTGGCATTCGCTGATGGCTATCTGGGGTTGTGAAGCTGGCAAGGACGTTTATTGTGAAAAGCCCTGTTGCCACAACTGGTGGGAAGGCAAACAACTGGTGACGGCAGCGAACCGTTACAACCGGATTGTGCAGCATGGAACACAGAGCCGTTCGATGCAAGGTGTCATCGATGCGGTGCAGAAACTTCGCGACGGACTGATTGGCGATGTCTATCTGGCCCGCGGACTTTGTTACAAGTGGCGGCCTACCATTGGGCACACTCCGAACGAGGCAACACCCTCTGGCGTTCATTATGATCTGTGGCTGGGGCCTGCTCCTGAAGAGCCTTTCACCAAAAACCACTTCCACTACAACTGGCACTGGTTCTGGAACTACGGAAGCGGCGACCTGGGCAACCAGGGCATCCACCAGCTTGACATTGCCCGCTGGGGACTGGGCGTCAAGTTCCCTAACAGGGTCACTGCCGTGGGTGGGAAATTCATGTTCAAAGACGACCAGGAGACTCCCAACGTGCTGAACTCATCCTTCCAGTACGATATGCCGGACGGCAGCCGCAAAATGCTCGAATTCGAAGTGAGAGGTTGGATTACCAATCACGAAGCAGGCATCGGGGAAGGCCGAGGGTCGCATGGGGTCCCGGCGGCCGGACTGCAGGCCCAGGCGCGCACGCTGGGTCCGGCGTCTTCGCCTCAGAATACCATTGGCGATATTTTTTACGGCTCCAAGGGGTACATGGCGATCGACGGGTCAGAAGGTTACAAGACGTGGCTTGGTCCGGGGCATGAGCCTGGCCCGCAGGGTTCCGGAGGCGGCGACCATTTCCTGAATTTTGTTAATGCCGTCCGGTCACGGAACAAGGCATCGCTCACTGCGCCTATTGAAGAGGGCTATATTTCCGCAACGTTGATTTATTTGGCTAACGCCTCTTACATGCTGGGCAAAACCATCGAATTTGATCCGGATGCCATGCAGGTGGTGAATGACGATGAAGCCAACCGCCTGCTGAGGAGCGCAGATCGCGGCTACAGGAGACCGTTCTATATTCCAGAGAACGTGTAG
- a CDS encoding sugar phosphate isomerase/epimerase: MDMTRREFLMAAGAAGISIPALASVEGIKIGVCASTQELDQVVSYGFDYIEPAAASVAEMSEAGFQAFKTKLMASPIRCECYNGFIRQKDLRVVGDEVNWDALTDYLNKSLARCRELGGSIVVWGSAGSRNVPPGYSRDKAWGQIRNFLGKAGEIARRHQMMIAIEPLRHQESNIINTGAEALQLVHGVNHPNIKMIIDYYHLRVENENPDIVWKARKEIVHFHFANPNGRLWPKSPAEDPEYGEFFKLVKKIGFHGGISVEGRGSLAQDATASLAFFRQEITAA, encoded by the coding sequence GTGGATATGACACGCCGGGAATTTCTGATGGCGGCCGGCGCGGCCGGAATCTCCATACCTGCACTGGCCAGCGTGGAAGGCATAAAGATTGGGGTTTGCGCTTCGACACAGGAACTGGACCAGGTGGTCAGCTACGGATTCGACTACATTGAGCCTGCGGCGGCTTCTGTGGCGGAGATGAGCGAGGCTGGCTTTCAGGCCTTCAAGACCAAGCTGATGGCCTCGCCCATCCGTTGCGAGTGCTACAACGGTTTTATCCGCCAGAAGGACCTGCGAGTGGTGGGTGACGAAGTTAACTGGGACGCTCTGACGGATTATCTAAACAAATCGCTGGCGCGTTGCCGTGAACTTGGCGGATCTATTGTCGTCTGGGGCAGCGCGGGGTCAAGAAACGTTCCGCCCGGTTATTCACGCGACAAGGCTTGGGGCCAGATCAGGAATTTTCTGGGGAAGGCGGGCGAAATTGCGCGCCGTCACCAGATGATGATCGCCATCGAACCCTTGCGCCATCAGGAGAGCAACATTATTAATACCGGAGCAGAAGCCCTGCAACTGGTCCATGGGGTCAACCATCCCAATATCAAGATGATCATTGATTATTACCACCTGCGCGTGGAGAACGAAAACCCGGACATTGTGTGGAAAGCACGAAAAGAGATTGTACACTTCCACTTTGCCAATCCTAACGGGCGGCTGTGGCCGAAGAGTCCTGCTGAGGACCCCGAATATGGCGAGTTCTTCAAGCTGGTGAAAAAGATCGGCTTCCACGGTGGAATCTCCGTTGAGGGCCGGGGATCGCTGGCTCAAGACGCCACGGCCAGTCTGGCCTTTTTCCGGCAGGAAATCACCGCCGCATGA